In Kitasatospora sp. NA04385, a single genomic region encodes these proteins:
- a CDS encoding anchored repeat ABC transporter, substrate-binding protein encodes MKRPTALLAAGALLLGALTACGPKDAPGTPGGSGLRVVTTTEILADLVRQVGGDRVRVDSIVPPGGDPHSYEPTPRDAAKVAEADVTFTNHLLLEEHALIKTIDANAPEDAPNVSLAEAAEAYGAHVIPLVENIALDVPWLGLRVLGEGAARGATRSSDVLLSATEVQGPGHLVAYLTQSLGQPQVYFDSGDGLDEKDTTSLPPAAHTHLNWAFTAPGVYRLTLRARLKNPQGPPSELGTGTFTFAVGVDPHGVARPQDTVIDEGHTDLTVNLDTGALSAYTDLRAGDGRQEELPPDQVVIDVPNKALDQVPDNPAFAFLGPPGTPVHQLPQAVLGKHVHGEIDPHLWQDAENAKAYVQLIRDTLARRDPGGAALYQDNARRYGEELDALDAYLSAQVARIPADRRQLITTHDAFGYLAEAYGLKVAGFVVPNPAQEPGADDVRRLTTTIRNLKVPAVFMEPNLAQRAAVLTQVAEDQGVRVCTLYGDAFDAHVRHYTDMMRHNADELLSCLGGGAP; translated from the coding sequence ATGAAACGGCCCACCGCCCTGCTCGCGGCCGGCGCCCTGCTGCTCGGCGCCCTGACCGCCTGCGGGCCGAAGGACGCCCCCGGCACGCCCGGCGGCAGCGGGCTCCGCGTGGTGACCACCACGGAGATCCTGGCGGACCTGGTGCGCCAGGTCGGCGGCGACCGGGTCCGGGTGGACTCGATCGTCCCGCCCGGCGGCGACCCGCACTCCTACGAGCCCACCCCCAGGGACGCGGCGAAGGTCGCCGAAGCCGACGTGACCTTCACCAACCACCTGCTCCTGGAGGAGCACGCCCTGATCAAGACCATCGACGCCAACGCCCCCGAGGACGCGCCCAACGTCTCGCTCGCCGAGGCGGCCGAGGCGTACGGCGCGCACGTCATCCCGCTGGTGGAGAACATCGCGCTGGACGTCCCGTGGCTCGGCCTGCGGGTGCTCGGCGAAGGCGCGGCACGCGGGGCGACCCGCTCCTCCGACGTGCTGCTCTCCGCCACCGAGGTCCAGGGCCCCGGCCACCTGGTCGCCTACCTCACCCAGTCGCTCGGCCAGCCGCAGGTGTACTTCGACTCCGGCGACGGCCTGGACGAGAAGGACACCACCTCGCTGCCGCCCGCCGCCCACACCCACCTGAACTGGGCGTTCACCGCGCCCGGCGTCTACCGCCTCACGCTGCGCGCCCGGTTGAAGAACCCGCAGGGCCCGCCGAGCGAACTCGGCACCGGCACCTTCACCTTCGCCGTCGGCGTCGACCCGCACGGCGTCGCCCGCCCGCAGGACACCGTCATCGACGAGGGCCACACCGACCTGACGGTCAACCTCGACACCGGCGCGCTCTCCGCCTACACCGACCTGCGGGCCGGGGACGGACGGCAGGAGGAGCTGCCGCCCGACCAGGTGGTCATCGACGTCCCGAACAAGGCCCTCGACCAGGTGCCCGACAACCCGGCCTTCGCCTTCCTCGGGCCGCCCGGCACGCCCGTCCACCAACTGCCGCAGGCCGTCCTCGGCAAGCACGTCCACGGGGAGATCGACCCGCACCTGTGGCAGGACGCCGAGAACGCCAAGGCGTACGTCCAACTGATCCGGGACACCCTGGCCCGGCGCGACCCCGGCGGGGCGGCGCTCTACCAGGACAACGCCCGCCGGTACGGGGAGGAGCTGGACGCCCTGGACGCCTACCTGTCCGCCCAGGTGGCCCGGATACCCGCCGACCGCCGGCAGCTGATCACCACCCACGACGCCTTCGGCTACCTCGCCGAGGCGTACGGACTGAAGGTCGCCGGGTTCGTCGTCCCCAACCCGGCGCAGGAGCCCGGCGCGGACGACGTGCGGCGGCTGACCACCACCATCCGCAACCTGAAGGTCCCGGCGGTCTTCATGGAGCCCAACCTCGCCCAGCGCGCGGCCGTCCTCACCCAGGTCGCCGAGGACCAGGGCGTGCGGGTCTGCACCCTGTACGGCGACGCCTTCGACGCGCACGTGCGCCACTACACCGACATGATGCGCCACAACGCCGACGAACTGCTCTCCTGCCTGGGCGGGGGTGCCCCGTGA
- a CDS encoding TIGR03773 family transporter-associated surface protein, whose product MAHSPQPIAHSPQRAARRPRSRDQHEEFTGRPGGGGRIGPRRPLGRRRCERRSPGGAGRCRHLGRCRRPRSRPDRGRPRPRSRRPRTRHRHPGRRCPPAHPGPGRPGRRPGRRPAFLGRPGTPLWQLGARGGPDAPHWDTAAVAAADLAPAGLSLSLSRVRGAGAVILYSTGPERPGGPTGSDTPVKSGGSDATGPSLLFDSADALPDTAALAPAARGGLVWAFTSPGAYDFDLTAEAALPGGGAAARTVHVHATVAEPPAAPTPATPEPPTPEPPASEPSTPEPSTPGPSAAARAVPFSVARAATAASLPGAEIATAPVTIGDGHVDALAGQWVDGKLRLLFKDSRSPDAVVWRDPAAVTVHVADAARQQVPAGAAYSFLGAPGSTFWLIPQVQKSGVVWAGWNTEALTSSPLSGPLELALTEVSGPGQVAIWQTAGLGGATVLYDSRDGLPDRRPVDLGVHAHANWGFSAPGTYRLTFALDGHLATGQAVTDTRTFTFTVGDGQSEAPTASTGASPTGTGSGSTTGSGTATGSAATGTRPGSAATGTGVPGALAQTGSSATVPLTVSGALLLLGGGLITAVGRRRAKPDAGPDDHRPSTARSDHR is encoded by the coding sequence ATAGCGCATAGCCCACAGCCCATAGCGCATAGCCCACAGCGCGCAGCCCGACGACCCAGGAGTCGCGACCAGCATGAAGAGTTCACGGGCCGCCCGGGCGGCGGCGGCCGGATCGGCCCTCGCCGTCCTCTGGGCCGCCGGCGGTGCGAACGCCGCAGTCCCGGAGGCGCCGGCCGGTGCCGCCACCTCGGCCGGTGCCGCCGACCTCGTTCTCGCCCTGACCGGGGCCGGCCTCGACCTCGCAGTCGGCGCCCCCGCACCCGCCACCGGCACCCCGGACGCCGATGCCCGCCTGCTCACCCTGGGCCCGGCCGACCAGGCCGCCGTCCCGGACGGCGGCCCGCCTTCCTCGGCCGGCCCGGCACGCCGCTGTGGCAACTCGGTGCGCGCGGCGGGCCGGACGCCCCGCACTGGGACACCGCGGCCGTCGCCGCCGCGGACCTCGCGCCGGCGGGCCTGTCACTCTCCCTCAGCCGGGTGCGGGGCGCCGGTGCGGTGATCCTCTACTCCACCGGCCCGGAACGCCCGGGCGGACCCACCGGCTCCGACACCCCGGTGAAGAGCGGAGGTTCGGACGCCACCGGGCCGTCCCTGCTCTTCGACAGCGCCGACGCGCTGCCCGACACCGCAGCCCTGGCCCCCGCCGCCCGGGGCGGCCTGGTCTGGGCGTTCACCAGCCCCGGCGCGTACGACTTCGACCTCACCGCCGAGGCGGCCCTGCCCGGCGGGGGAGCGGCGGCCCGCACGGTCCACGTGCACGCCACCGTCGCCGAGCCGCCCGCCGCACCGACACCCGCCACCCCCGAGCCACCCACCCCCGAGCCACCTGCTTCCGAACCGTCCACCCCCGAACCGTCCACCCCGGGGCCCTCGGCCGCCGCGCGCGCGGTCCCGTTCTCGGTCGCCCGGGCCGCCACGGCCGCCTCGCTGCCCGGGGCGGAGATCGCCACCGCCCCCGTCACCATCGGCGACGGCCACGTGGACGCGCTGGCCGGGCAGTGGGTGGACGGGAAGCTGCGGCTGCTGTTCAAGGACAGCCGCAGCCCGGACGCCGTGGTCTGGCGCGACCCCGCCGCCGTGACGGTGCACGTCGCCGACGCGGCCCGGCAGCAGGTCCCGGCCGGTGCGGCGTACTCCTTCCTCGGCGCGCCCGGCAGCACCTTCTGGCTGATCCCGCAGGTGCAGAAGTCCGGTGTGGTGTGGGCGGGTTGGAACACCGAGGCGCTCACCTCCAGCCCGCTGTCCGGGCCGCTGGAGCTGGCGCTGACCGAGGTGAGCGGCCCCGGGCAGGTCGCGATCTGGCAGACGGCCGGTCTCGGCGGGGCCACCGTCCTGTACGACAGCCGCGACGGCCTCCCCGACCGCCGTCCGGTCGACCTCGGCGTCCACGCGCACGCCAACTGGGGGTTCAGCGCGCCCGGCACCTACCGGCTCACCTTCGCCCTCGACGGGCACCTCGCCACCGGACAGGCCGTCACGGACACCCGGACCTTCACCTTCACCGTCGGGGACGGTCAGAGCGAGGCCCCCACCGCGTCCACCGGCGCGAGCCCGACCGGCACCGGCAGCGGAAGCACGACCGGCAGCGGCACCGCCACCGGCAGCGCGGCCACCGGCACCCGCCCCGGCAGCGCGGCGACCGGCACCGGCGTCCCCGGCGCGCTGGCGCAGACCGGTTCCTCCGCCACCGTCCCGCTCACCGTCTCGGGCGCGCTGCTGCTGCTCGGCGGCGGCCTGATCACCGCCGTCGGCCGCCGACGCGCCAAGCCGGACGCCGGCCCCGACGACCACCGCCCCTCGACCGCCCGGAGCGACCACCGATGA
- a CDS encoding choice-of-anchor M domain-containing protein, producing MRAPTKALGSLLLAAALVTGVATSASATTVTLSSGHVDVLDIDYSGGALTLDLLDSTTATAVDRAPADVVLNVPLAAKHTNVPTTPAWSFLGTGGTAWILPQSQTAGLLWAGWNATDVPAGVFQGNQVQFQLTAVSGPAGFSVYTAAGSTPTKLVDSEDGLPDTVTVAAGAHTHANWGFDAAGTYVVTFKVSGVLASNGQTVTSAAQQYTFHVLNA from the coding sequence ATGCGCGCACCCACCAAGGCACTCGGCTCCCTGCTGCTCGCCGCCGCGCTGGTCACGGGGGTCGCCACCTCCGCCAGCGCCACCACCGTCACGCTCTCCAGCGGCCACGTCGACGTGCTCGACATCGACTACAGCGGCGGGGCGCTCACCCTGGACCTGCTCGACTCGACCACCGCCACCGCGGTCGACCGCGCCCCGGCGGACGTCGTGCTGAACGTCCCGCTCGCGGCCAAGCACACCAACGTGCCCACCACGCCCGCCTGGTCGTTCCTCGGCACCGGCGGCACCGCCTGGATCCTCCCGCAGAGCCAGACGGCGGGCCTGCTCTGGGCCGGCTGGAACGCCACCGACGTCCCCGCCGGCGTCTTCCAGGGCAACCAGGTGCAGTTCCAACTCACCGCCGTCAGCGGCCCCGCCGGGTTCAGCGTCTACACCGCGGCGGGCAGCACGCCCACCAAGCTCGTCGACAGCGAGGACGGCCTGCCCGACACCGTCACGGTCGCCGCCGGGGCGCACACCCACGCCAACTGGGGCTTCGACGCGGCCGGGACGTACGTGGTGACCTTCAAGGTCAGCGGCGTCCTCGCCTCGAACGGACAGACCGTCACCTCCGCCGCGCAGCAGTACACCTTCCACGTCCTGAACGCCTGA
- a CDS encoding choice-of-anchor M domain-containing protein — protein MRHHARLLVAAGALIATFAAADPASATCPAVLDHGHVDVVGLGYENGHLEIGVHDESGAEEVEYTPEDVLLKALPAARTTVPAGSAYGFLGTAGTPVWILPEVQNPDLLWAGFGAEELNAGDFSDDAVHVRFLSVQGPGKVAVYTDDVFGAPETVLVDSGDGLPDTVTLHAGDHTHANWAFSKPGTYTLKVKADAKLAATGKTVSSRTVTYTFQIKN, from the coding sequence GTGCGTCATCACGCCCGCCTGCTCGTCGCCGCAGGCGCCCTGATCGCAACGTTCGCAGCGGCCGACCCGGCCTCCGCCACCTGCCCGGCCGTGCTCGACCACGGCCACGTGGACGTGGTCGGCCTCGGCTACGAGAACGGCCACCTGGAGATCGGCGTCCACGACGAGAGCGGCGCCGAAGAGGTCGAGTACACCCCCGAGGACGTCCTGCTGAAGGCCCTGCCCGCCGCCCGGACCACCGTGCCGGCCGGTTCCGCGTACGGCTTCCTCGGCACCGCCGGGACGCCGGTGTGGATCCTGCCCGAGGTGCAGAACCCGGACCTGCTCTGGGCCGGGTTCGGCGCGGAGGAGCTGAACGCGGGCGACTTCAGCGACGACGCCGTCCACGTGCGGTTCCTGTCCGTCCAGGGCCCCGGCAAGGTCGCCGTCTACACCGACGACGTGTTCGGCGCGCCCGAGACCGTGCTCGTCGACAGCGGCGACGGCCTGCCCGACACCGTGACCCTGCACGCCGGCGACCACACCCACGCCAACTGGGCCTTCTCCAAGCCCGGCACCTACACGCTGAAGGTCAAGGCGGACGCCAAGCTCGCCGCCACCGGAAAGACCGTCAGCTCGCGCACCGTCACCTACACCTTCCAGATCAAGAACTGA
- a CDS encoding choice-of-anchor M domain-containing protein gives MSATVEAPVRTERTVIDSGHVDAVSPRIADGAFQSLLLDDRDALAPVWRTPESVILHLTEAGALHLTDDTTGFEFLGSPGHTVYCIPQTQDPAVIWAGWSTQSFTPDDVTGDLTLALDAVDGPGDVVLWEWSPFGEAEPVLDSRAGLPAAYPVPSNTHQHANWAFTEPGVYRLTFTWSADLNGTGRVSDSSVYTFAVGDIDTSTITLPGDPPSPSPSASPSSSPSPSPSASASPSASPSPSATASPSANPSASASATASPSATPSASATSPRPSSSATGTRAPAPATTPGPAAATAPTTGRLAATGFPLTPVLVTAGLLLAAGAALLTIRHRARRPD, from the coding sequence GTGTCCGCCACCGTCGAGGCACCCGTCCGCACCGAACGGACCGTCATCGACTCCGGCCACGTGGACGCCGTGTCCCCCCGGATCGCCGACGGCGCGTTCCAGAGCCTGCTGCTCGACGACCGGGACGCCCTCGCCCCGGTCTGGCGCACCCCCGAGTCCGTGATCCTGCACCTCACCGAGGCCGGCGCGCTCCATCTCACCGACGACACCACGGGGTTCGAGTTCCTGGGCTCCCCCGGCCACACCGTCTACTGCATCCCGCAGACCCAGGACCCCGCCGTCATCTGGGCGGGCTGGAGCACCCAGTCCTTCACCCCCGACGACGTGACCGGCGACCTGACGCTCGCGCTGGACGCGGTGGACGGGCCCGGGGACGTCGTGCTCTGGGAGTGGTCCCCGTTCGGCGAGGCCGAGCCGGTCCTCGACAGCCGGGCCGGGCTCCCCGCCGCCTACCCCGTCCCCAGCAACACCCACCAGCACGCCAATTGGGCCTTCACCGAGCCCGGCGTCTACCGCCTCACCTTCACCTGGAGCGCCGACCTGAACGGCACCGGCCGCGTCAGCGACAGCTCCGTCTACACCTTCGCCGTCGGCGACATCGACACCTCCACCATCACCCTGCCCGGCGACCCGCCGAGCCCCTCCCCCTCGGCGTCGCCGTCGTCCTCGCCGTCGCCGTCTCCCTCCGCGAGCGCGAGCCCGAGCGCGAGCCCGAGTCCGAGCGCAACGGCGAGCCCGAGCGCGAACCCGAGCGCAAGCGCAAGCGCAACGGCGAGCCCGAGCGCGACTCCCAGCGCGAGCGCGACCTCGCCCCGCCCCTCGTCCTCCGCCACCGGCACCCGGGCCCCGGCCCCGGCGACCACCCCCGGACCGGCCGCCGCCACCGCCCCCACCACCGGGCGCCTGGCCGCCACCGGTTTTCCGCTCACCCCCGTCCTGGTCACGGCCGGACTCCTCCTCGCCGCAGGAGCAGCCCTGCTGACCATCCGTCACCGCGCCCGCCGCCCGGACTGA
- a CDS encoding family 16 glycosylhydrolase yields the protein MTTSTSEPRRGGRRRAGAPLLLALALASASALVPTGAAPSAAATTPPLPASDPANAGGWVYSDHYSDEFDQAALDTAAWEKLPLTWRQAWRWDDGDAAVSDGSLNLTSEYAPDDSFNQTVQGWTSAPSGDSYSDQADYVTTQVHRTGGSALVQHNYYSFHIVDRQTFANLPAGTYNLAVQVKSTGTHTVSRLVVTCGGTTTTTPVPDTTTAWTQLKVPGVAVAAGADCTVGVESASDTGAELDVDDTWFGVTGTTANLLANPGFETRTSTPYRSGGVKSRDTVKYGYLEVGMKAGSADPGTCPAFWLYNVDQVWGNEIDIEEVGEAGPAVDQVDLSTHQWKYPGFTGQSNTAGSVTASSSVRSSFHTYGLEWGPGYLKWYVDGALARTYSNAQFDQSGLQVFLSQGMRPPYSDSSPPLTTGLPSTSRFSYLRVWKRARLPIPATDTVIGVNGTQTPGDGIGEDLFRYSGNWTSYIGPGGVVTQRSYHAGDSFRMTFYGTGAALKGILGPAQGRALVSVDGGAPTTIDDYAATPVIGELYTVSGLAAGRHTLTVTVTGQNDPAAQGPWISASGIDVLNG from the coding sequence GTGACCACCTCGACGTCCGAACCGCGCCGCGGCGGGAGGAGACGCGCGGGCGCACCGCTCCTGCTCGCGCTCGCCCTGGCCTCGGCCTCCGCGCTCGTCCCGACCGGCGCCGCGCCGAGCGCCGCCGCGACCACCCCGCCGCTGCCCGCCTCCGACCCCGCGAACGCCGGGGGCTGGGTCTACTCCGACCACTACTCCGACGAGTTCGACCAGGCCGCCCTGGACACCGCCGCCTGGGAGAAGCTCCCGCTGACCTGGCGTCAGGCCTGGCGCTGGGACGACGGCGACGCGGCGGTCTCCGACGGCAGCCTGAACCTGACCTCCGAGTACGCCCCCGACGACTCGTTCAACCAGACCGTCCAGGGCTGGACCAGCGCGCCGTCCGGCGACAGCTACTCCGACCAGGCCGACTACGTCACCACCCAGGTCCACCGCACCGGCGGTTCGGCGCTGGTCCAGCACAACTACTACAGCTTCCACATCGTCGACCGGCAGACCTTCGCCAACCTGCCCGCGGGCACCTACAACCTCGCCGTCCAGGTGAAGTCCACGGGCACGCACACGGTCAGCCGCCTCGTCGTGACCTGCGGCGGCACCACGACCACCACCCCCGTCCCGGACACCACGACGGCCTGGACCCAGCTGAAGGTCCCCGGCGTCGCCGTCGCGGCGGGCGCCGACTGCACGGTCGGCGTCGAGAGCGCCTCCGACACCGGCGCCGAACTGGACGTCGACGACACCTGGTTCGGCGTCACGGGCACGACGGCCAACCTGCTGGCCAACCCGGGCTTCGAGACCCGGACCAGCACCCCCTACCGCTCCGGCGGCGTCAAGAGCCGCGACACCGTCAAGTACGGCTACCTGGAGGTGGGGATGAAGGCGGGCAGCGCGGACCCGGGGACCTGCCCGGCGTTCTGGCTGTACAACGTCGACCAGGTGTGGGGCAACGAGATCGACATCGAGGAGGTCGGCGAGGCCGGCCCGGCGGTCGACCAGGTCGACCTGAGCACCCACCAGTGGAAGTACCCCGGCTTCACCGGGCAGTCGAACACCGCCGGGAGCGTCACCGCCTCGTCCAGCGTCCGCTCCTCCTTCCACACCTACGGCCTGGAGTGGGGCCCGGGCTACCTGAAGTGGTACGTCGACGGGGCCCTGGCCCGGACGTACAGCAACGCCCAGTTCGACCAGAGCGGGCTGCAGGTCTTCCTCTCCCAGGGGATGCGCCCGCCGTACTCGGACTCCTCGCCGCCCCTCACCACCGGCCTGCCCAGCACCAGCCGGTTCTCCTACCTCCGGGTCTGGAAGAGGGCCCGGCTGCCGATCCCGGCCACCGACACGGTCATCGGCGTGAACGGGACGCAGACTCCCGGCGACGGCATCGGCGAGGACCTGTTCCGCTACAGCGGGAACTGGACGTCCTACATCGGCCCCGGCGGGGTCGTCACCCAGCGCTCCTACCACGCGGGCGACTCGTTCCGGATGACCTTCTACGGCACCGGGGCCGCGCTCAAGGGCATCCTCGGCCCGGCCCAGGGCAGGGCCCTGGTCTCGGTCGACGGCGGCGCCCCCACCACCATCGACGACTACGCGGCCACCCCGGTGATCGGCGAGCTGTACACCGTCAGCGGCCTGGCCGCCGGCCGCCACACCCTCACCGTCACCGTCACCGGGCAGAACGACCCGGCCGCGCAGGGCCCCTGGATATCCGCCTCCGGCATCGACGTCCTCAACGGCTGA
- a CDS encoding MFS transporter: MNDNPARPVPAPRADTAAPRIRRRAAAMVAFGEFVDGYDLLVMGAALLSLKPALHLSTFQVSWLSAAAFIGAAFGAAVFGDLSDRFGRRLIFVVNLLLFVGAALLAAFAPNVTILFLARVLIGIGVGMDVPTSTSFLAEISPPKTRGRFTGILPNLNWLGGAIVSVAIALAIKDSAGPDTWRWLFGLSAVPALAILLARQSLPESPAWLRAKGREQEALEVYARLGLDPAGAAPKRARRYRELFTGRQGARTGAIALFMACSGFGGAITTVAGPLVLTSTGFGASRSLQFSLLGFVTGVAGLLVGLSLVDRYSRRAYGIVSSLLTLAFGLGMATAGSNHAVLVTCYLLFTAANWAGPVALAWVWQTELFPTRLRGAGVGVVQFGCRLAIAANVAFVPYLLERMQLHAMFVFASAYLLATVLVVAAPFLTAGAPASAEADGVRDGQFLADPVKG, from the coding sequence ATGAACGACAACCCGGCCAGACCCGTCCCCGCACCGCGGGCGGATACCGCCGCGCCCCGGATCCGCCGCCGGGCGGCGGCCATGGTCGCCTTCGGCGAATTCGTGGACGGCTATGACCTGTTGGTGATGGGCGCGGCGCTGCTCTCGCTGAAGCCGGCCCTCCACCTGTCGACCTTCCAGGTGAGCTGGCTCTCCGCGGCGGCGTTCATCGGCGCCGCGTTCGGGGCCGCCGTCTTCGGCGACCTCTCCGACCGGTTCGGACGCCGGCTCATCTTCGTCGTCAACCTGCTGCTCTTCGTGGGCGCCGCCCTGCTGGCGGCGTTCGCACCGAACGTCACGATCCTGTTCCTGGCCCGCGTCCTGATCGGCATCGGGGTCGGCATGGACGTGCCCACCAGCACGTCCTTCCTCGCCGAGATCAGCCCGCCGAAGACCCGGGGCCGCTTCACCGGCATCCTGCCCAACCTCAACTGGCTCGGCGGGGCCATCGTCTCGGTCGCCATCGCCCTGGCCATCAAGGACAGCGCCGGGCCGGACACCTGGCGGTGGCTGTTCGGCCTGAGCGCCGTACCGGCGCTGGCGATCCTGCTGGCCCGCCAGTCGCTGCCGGAGTCGCCGGCCTGGCTGCGCGCCAAGGGCCGCGAGCAGGAGGCCCTGGAGGTCTACGCCCGGCTCGGGCTCGACCCGGCCGGGGCCGCGCCGAAGCGCGCCCGCCGCTACCGCGAGCTGTTCACCGGCCGCCAGGGCGCGCGGACGGGTGCCATCGCGCTGTTCATGGCGTGCAGCGGGTTCGGCGGCGCCATCACCACCGTCGCCGGGCCGCTGGTGCTGACCAGCACCGGGTTCGGCGCGTCGCGCTCGCTCCAGTTCTCGCTGCTGGGCTTCGTCACCGGCGTCGCCGGCCTGCTGGTCGGCCTGTCCCTGGTGGACCGCTACAGCCGCCGCGCCTACGGCATCGTCAGCTCGCTGCTGACGCTGGCGTTCGGCCTGGGCATGGCCACCGCCGGATCGAACCACGCCGTGCTGGTGACCTGCTACCTGCTGTTCACGGCCGCCAACTGGGCCGGGCCGGTGGCCCTGGCCTGGGTGTGGCAGACCGAGCTCTTCCCCACCCGCCTGCGCGGCGCGGGCGTCGGCGTGGTCCAGTTCGGCTGCCGGCTGGCGATCGCCGCGAACGTCGCCTTCGTGCCGTACCTGCTCGAACGGATGCAGTTGCACGCCATGTTCGTGTTCGCCTCGGCCTACCTGCTCGCGACCGTGCTCGTCGTCGCCGCGCCCTTCCTCACCGCCGGCGCGCCCGCGTCCGCCGAGGCGGACGGCGTCCGGGACGGGCAGTTCCTCGCCGACCCGGTGAAGGGGTAG
- a CDS encoding SDR family NAD(P)-dependent oxidoreductase has translation MPRESTAAPARSRRTAVVTGAAGGIGSAVVRRLLSAGAHVVCADADPDRLSRLFGADPRVTPRSTDVTDEAAVAALMAEAAARGGFDTLVNTVGLTRRGSLTAISMDEWDLTVDTCLRSAALCARAALPHLVAAGRASLTSVASIHQRVFGPRLPAYTAAKSGLVALTRQLAVDYGPLGVRCNVVSPGYIRSPRTGETPADDEAMAAATPSVRLGRPDDVAAAVAFLAGDDAGFVNGTELVVDGGASLVFGASLVRPALRWQVPDGLTPPADGPRSTPGASAPQEGPR, from the coding sequence GTGCCCCGGGAGAGCACGGCGGCCCCGGCCCGGAGCCGCCGAACGGCGGTGGTCACCGGGGCCGCCGGCGGCATCGGCTCGGCGGTCGTGCGGCGGCTGCTGTCGGCCGGGGCGCACGTGGTGTGCGCCGACGCCGATCCGGACCGGCTCTCGCGCCTGTTCGGAGCCGACCCCCGGGTGACCCCGCGGAGCACGGACGTCACCGACGAGGCCGCCGTGGCCGCCCTGATGGCGGAGGCGGCGGCCCGGGGCGGCTTCGACACCCTGGTGAACACCGTCGGGCTGACCCGGCGCGGGTCGCTGACGGCGATCTCGATGGACGAGTGGGACCTCACCGTCGACACCTGTCTCAGGTCGGCGGCGCTGTGCGCCCGCGCCGCGCTGCCGCACCTGGTGGCCGCGGGACGGGCCTCCCTCACCTCGGTCGCCTCGATCCACCAGCGGGTGTTCGGCCCGCGGCTGCCCGCCTACACCGCCGCCAAGTCCGGACTCGTCGCGCTGACAAGGCAGTTGGCGGTCGACTACGGGCCGCTCGGGGTGCGCTGCAACGTGGTGAGCCCCGGGTACATCCGCTCCCCGCGCACCGGGGAGACGCCCGCCGACGACGAGGCCATGGCGGCGGCCACCCCCTCCGTCCGGCTGGGCCGGCCCGACGACGTCGCGGCGGCCGTGGCGTTCCTGGCCGGGGACGACGCCGGCTTCGTCAACGGCACCGAACTCGTCGTCGACGGCGGCGCCTCCCTGGTGTTCGGTGCCAGCCTCGTCCGTCCGGCCCTGCGCTGGCAGGTACCGGACGGGCTGACCCCTCCGGCGGACGGCCCCCGGAGCACCCCCGGCGCGAGCGCGCCGCAGGAAGGACCACGATGA
- a CDS encoding dihydrodipicolinate synthase family protein — protein MTDPTAAALTGVVPVLPTPFTEDEEVDRRSFAALADHVMGLGVPAVMFPGFASEYYKLDDAERLLLSRDLVTAARAHPGVTVIASVTAHATSVAVRQARAYLDLGAGALNVLPPHFPAPSADHVREHLHTLLAAVAPAPVLLQYAPEDAATRLTPAVIGELAAEHPNLVAVKVEARPPGQFIADLRAAEPAVACLAGSGGLFLLEALRAGACGVQPGSSFVELYLAVWRAWSGGDERAAARRFAGLLPHLVGWATTQEPMVAVEKVIAWRRGLIATPVCRRPHRALSPVAAASVERFLAEFADELSLPHPVRSAR, from the coding sequence ATGACCGACCCGACCGCAGCCGCCCTGACCGGGGTGGTCCCGGTGCTGCCGACGCCGTTCACCGAGGACGAGGAGGTGGACCGGCGCTCGTTCGCCGCCCTGGCCGACCACGTCATGGGGCTCGGCGTCCCGGCCGTGATGTTCCCCGGCTTCGCCTCCGAGTACTACAAACTCGACGACGCCGAACGGCTGCTGCTGAGCCGCGACCTGGTCACCGCCGCCCGGGCGCACCCCGGCGTCACGGTGATCGCGTCGGTGACCGCGCACGCCACCTCGGTGGCCGTCCGGCAGGCCCGCGCCTACCTGGACCTGGGGGCCGGGGCGCTCAACGTGCTGCCGCCGCACTTCCCGGCGCCCTCCGCCGACCACGTCCGCGAGCACCTGCACACCCTGCTGGCCGCCGTGGCACCGGCGCCGGTGCTCCTCCAGTACGCGCCGGAGGACGCGGCGACGCGGCTGACCCCGGCGGTGATCGGCGAGTTGGCGGCGGAGCACCCGAACCTGGTCGCCGTCAAGGTCGAGGCCCGCCCCCCGGGCCAGTTCATCGCCGACCTGCGGGCCGCGGAGCCCGCGGTGGCGTGCCTGGCCGGCAGCGGCGGCCTGTTCCTGCTCGAAGCACTGCGGGCCGGGGCGTGCGGGGTGCAGCCGGGTTCGAGCTTCGTCGAGCTGTACCTGGCGGTGTGGCGGGCCTGGTCCGGCGGGGACGAGCGGGCCGCCGCCCGCCGGTTCGCCGGCCTGCTGCCGCACCTGGTCGGCTGGGCCACCACCCAGGAGCCCATGGTGGCCGTCGAGAAGGTCATCGCGTGGCGCCGGGGGCTGATCGCGACCCCCGTCTGCCGCCGCCCGCACCGGGCGCTCTCCCCCGTGGCCGCCGCCTCGGTCGAGCGCTTCCTCGCCGAGTTCGCCGACGAGCTGTCCCTCCCCCACCCCGTCCGGAGCGCACGATGA